The following are encoded together in the Natator depressus isolate rNatDep1 chromosome 10, rNatDep2.hap1, whole genome shotgun sequence genome:
- the MPI gene encoding mannose-6-phosphate isomerase gives MAELRVFPLSCVVQKYAWGKIGLDSEVAKLLASSDPLAQIDPDKPYAELWMGTHPRGDAVILDNRIPQKTLGQWIGDNPGCLGSKVKETFQGQLPFLFKVLSVNTALSIQAHPNKELAGKLHAQFPEHYPDANHKPEMAIALTPFQGMCGFRPVEEIVAFLQKVPEFRALIGNVAAEQLERSVCNDPRGVSAALRICFTRMMKSEKKVFVDQLNMLVKRISQEVAAGKDTSGSSGKLLLQLHSQFPGDIGCFAIYFLNLVMLQPGESMFLGANEPHAYLYGDCIECMACSDNTVRAGLTPKFIDVLTLCEMLNYNPAPSSSKVFAPTQSRLDPCVYLYDPPVPDFTVMKIEIPSAIKLYLISAIDSASILLVIQGTAVGTSTAAISEMTLRRGSVLFISANESVSLHLSSLDGMLLFRACCLL, from the exons ATGGCGGAGCTGAGAG TGTTTCCCCTGTCCTGCGTTGTGCAGAAATATGCCTGGGGGAAGATTGGCCTGGACAGTGAAGTGGCCAAGCTGCTGGCTAGCAGTGATCCACTGGCACAGATCGATCCAGACAAGCCATATGCTGAG CTCTGGATGGGAACCCACCCCAGAGGCGATGCTGTTATTCTGGATAATCGAATTCCCCAGAAGACCTTAGGACAGTGGATAGGAGATAATCCTGGATGCCTGGGATCCAAGGTCAAGGAGACTTTCCAGGGCCAGCTGCCTTTCCTATTCAAAGTGCTGTCGGTTAACACAGCCCTGTCCATACAGGCCCATCCCAATAAG GAGCTGGCGGGGAAGCTTCACGCCCAGTTTCCTGAGCACTACCCAGATGCCAATCACAAGCCAGAGATGGCCATTGCGCTGACCCCCTTCCAGGGCATGTGTGGCTTCCGGCCCGTGGAGGAAATTGTGGCTTTTCTGCAGA AGGTCCCCGAGTTCCGGGCGCTGATCGGCAACGTGGCAGCAGAGCAGCTGGAGCGCAGCGTGTGCAATGACCCCCGGGGCGTGTCTGCTGCGCTGCGGATCTGCTTCACCAGGATGATGAAGAGCGAAAAGAAGGTCTTTGTGGACCAGCTGAACATGCTGGTGAAGAGGATTTCCCAGGAAG TTGCTGCGGGGAAGGACACCTCGGGGAGCAgcgggaagctgctgctgcagctgcactcgCAGTTCCCGGGGGACATCGGCTGCTTTGCCATTTACTTCCTGAACCTGGTGATGCTGCAGCCAGGAGAGTCCATGTTCCTGGGAGCCAACGAGCCTCATGCCTACCTCTATGGAG ACTGCATCGAGTGCATGGCATGTTCCGACAATACCGTGAGAGCCGGCCTGACGCCCAAATTCATTGACGTGCTCACCCTATGTGAAATGCTGAACTACAACCCAGCGCCCAGCAGCTCCAAGGTCTTTGCCCCCACGCAGAGCCGCTTGGATCCCTGTGTCTACCTCTATGACCCGCCTGTGCCAGACTTCACCGTCATGAAAATAGAG ATTCCCTCCGCTATTAAGCTGTACCTCATCTCAGCCATCGACTCTGCCAGTATCCTGCTGGTGATCCAAGGCACGGCCGTGGGCACCTCCACCGCCGCCATTTCTGAAATGACCCTGCGCCGGGGCTCAGTGCTCTTCATCTCCGCCAACGAGAGCGTCTCCCTGCACCTGTCCTCCCTGGATGGAATGCTGCTCTTCCGAGCCTGCTGCCTCCTCTAG